The Lates calcarifer isolate ASB-BC8 linkage group LG18, TLL_Latcal_v3, whole genome shotgun sequence region CTCAGAACTTATGTAATGCTCAAAAAAATGTAGGTGTTCAGGCTTGAATAGCATAATGTGGAGAATGGTCCTGCTGTCGTTTACCTGTAGGCGTCTAGCAAGATTCTTGGAGCACAGGACAAATTATGACTTTTCATTGTTTCACCTGttctcactctcttcctctttttcttgtGTCTTCAGTTTTTCACAGATGGAATAACCAATAAGCTGCTGGGCTGCTATGTGGGTACAGCCATGCAGGATGTGGTTTTGGTCCGTATTTACGGCaacaaaacagagctgttgGTGGACCGGGGAAATGAGGTGAAAAGTTTCAGAGTACTACACGCTCACCGCTGTGCACCGCGCCTCTACTGTACCTTCAACAATGGCCTGTGTTATGAATTTCTCCAAGGAACTGCCCTGGAGCCTGAACACATTCGCAGCCAACCTGTTTTCAGGTAAAAATGCTTTGATAAAGAGCCTTGAGGGTTGTATTCAAGAAAACATCTGACTTGAgagttactttacagattttaCCAAAATGTAGGCTGTGTGAGGAGAATATTATTTACATTGCGACATAGTGAATATTATGAAGTCTAAGGTTTTACCCAGGAGTATAAAACTAATTATTAAGTCTTAAActtaaaattaactttttttatAGTTTCACCAAAATACTAATTTACCAAATcaaacaattatttatttttttttctcaaaagtaAATCttaactgtaaatgtaatcCATTTATCTAAGACTGGCCAAAATTCtgaagttaaattaaaacatttaattagaCTTGAGGTGATagtgttttttaaagatttgtttcCATAACCTGAGTCTAACTCTGTTCCCCcattcatttcctttctcttctACCTTGCAGGCTCATCGCCAGACAGCTGGCCAAGTACCACGCCATCCATGCCCACAATGGCTGGGTGCCCCAGTCTGACCTGTGGCTGAAGATGGGCAAGTACTTTGCTCTCATCCCCAAGTACTTCAAGGACCCTGAGTGGAATGCCAGGTGAGACCCAGCTCTCATAAAAGACAATGGAAATTTTCCTCCAGTCACCTTTTCAGTGTGACTCAGCTGCAGGTTATCTGCATGACATAATAACACATAGACTTGAATTTATAActaaagactgaaagcagcaAAAATAACTCCCAAAACCAAAGTGTAGTGATTTAAATATGAATTAGGAGTATAATTAATGAATAAGACTGATATTGGTACCGCGTCAAAAAAGTACACCTAAATTAATGGATTTGACAAACTTGCATcattattatgtcattttttttcagaccttttacaatatatttatataagaAGGCTGATTAGTGAAATAACAGAGCTATAAATACATTTGGAAACATATAGCCTTCCTTCTTGTGTGCTTTTTTACTCTGTTATCTCCACGTAGAACTATGACCCCCCAGCCTCTTATCAGTGAATCACAAATGATGCCAACAACCATGAGGTGAAATGGCACAACACAAGGGTATTCATCATCAGTTCTGCATGGCTCACATGACTGGGGAAGTACGTGGAATTCCTGTCATAATCTCAGCAGGTGTGACAGCCATGGCATAACTGAGTGTGTAACAATTTCACTGTTTCACAACTGTGAAACATAAAAGAGCAGCAGcctgaaaataacaatataattaAAAAGGCTTGTCACACATTCTTTTTTATACTCAGCACTGCAAGGAAGGCGtcataaatattacatttagtGAGCTCCTAAAGTGTTCTGTTAATCTCATATAAGATAAAATCATTATTACATTACTTCGCTATTAAATCCCCATTTAAATATGTAGGTTATGTAAGTTTCAGATTGCGTCAGCGCTGACACAGAAGAACACAGGTGTGCTACATCACAGGCAAATTGAGTTACAATTATCATGGTTCACTCACATGCTCTGGCTGCTTTGGCACCATTAATTCTTCATTGTTTGAAAACAGCAACGAACTACCATCACTTTTAGCACACAAAATGAATCCAAAACAAACATTGACTTTTACAGGCTGTTTTATTTCCATGGAGGCCACCCAAATATTAACATTATGAGAGGACTGCTGATAAAGACTCAGGAAAGACTGCGACACCCGCAGTATCTTGGGGTTGTTGTGTGTTGAAGTCAAAAACAAATAGGTGGAGTGCTTGTGGCCGCAGGGCCTGAATCTCGCTCCTTGTGTTGCACAATGTTTGTTCACCTTCGTTGCATTGCCTCCTTAACAGGTCCTAATGATGAAGTAATGAATGTTAACTGTGCATGAATTAATTATATAATAAGTCTGGTACAAGAAAATGTTAGCATAGCATATTTGGCACATAAACTAAtgaactaaactaaactgtGCAGCCGGAAAAAGGCACTGTGCTTATTTGTGTAGGTGTTAAGTCATGTCTGTCCATTTTAACTGCTGTCTGTAATTAGGAGTATTCACATAAGGTGTGTGAGACACATCTGTTATGCTAACCATTGTTGCAGTATTGCAGCTaagtaaattaaattttacaCCAAGAGTAACCTTTATTTCTAATTCTACTCTCGGGTTCCCCATACTGATTTTCACCTCCATCTGTCTTTCCATTTATACTCCCACCTCCTCTCAATGTCCTCACTCTCTTTGACTCTCTGCCTTCCCCTCCAGGTTGAGCATAGAGGTACCCAGCCCACGATGCCTCAGAGAAGAGCTGGTGTGGCTCCAGCAGAGCTTGTCGGTGCTGGGCTCCCCCGTCGTTCTCTGCCACAACGACCTGCTCTGCAAAAACATCATCTACAACCGGGATGAAggtaaaaatataatataaactGCAAAAGTGTAGATGTACGCATTACTGTGTGGTTGAATTGTGTTGTTACCTGCACCTTCTCAACCCTAGTCATATGCTTCACTCATTGTCAGTGCATTGGGCTGCAGGTGTAGAACTAGAACGGTCAGACAAGACAACTGTTTATGTTCCACCAATACATTTAgcaaaaatctacttttttgtgAATGCATCTGTCACAGATTTCAGTTGTACCATTTAAAAGCCTTTTCTAATTTGGATTTCATGTCTGATCTGTCGTTCTAATTCTCTGCTGAAAACTTAGAGGGAAAGCCACTATTGTCAGcctgaacaaacaaaaccattacATCATACCAAGTTTTATTTACAGCACATGTGTTTGGTGCTTTTGcaatgttgctgttttttgatGGTATGGATGTCAAGCAACATATACTCGGGCAAACTGATAAGTAAGTGACTTacgagggggtggggggtatatATTCGGGAGGCAGGGTGGTGGTGTTAAAGGGAGGGTTTCAGAGCTGTCAGCTCTCTCGTCGGCTTGCGACGAGGGGTGGGGCCCTTCTCACAGCTCCTTGTCTCTAGCCTTTCTCCCCTAGGAATGACAGCTGAGGCTGGAGAGAGGCAATGGAGAGAGACAAACCTCACGCACAGTCGGCTCTGAGGGCCCTCGCGTAGTCTGCCCAGTGCTCAGGCTAATCGGGATGAGTTCATGGCAGCAGTAGGAGCCACATACCTGCTTATCACCCTCCAATGCTACTTAGCCACCAGTTCCCTCTGACCTCTTATTGCTAGGCTACTTACAATACCGATTATTATACTGTTTTATAATTTTCACTTGCTTTAAGTCACTCTGAGCACCAGCTACATGCCTGAAATATATAAAGCTACTTTCTGTCACGGCTCCTTATTCCGCAATTTCCATTTCAAAGCATCAATATTGATCACTCAGCAGACCTTATAAGTGAATGGATATGTCTGatgatattctgtattttatctAATTGTCAACACATCCATGTAAAGATCAAAATCAACAATGAATTTATCcaacaaacattttttgctGTGAGGAACTATTACAAACACCAGTCAGCCACACAGTTTCAGTGGGTGACATTTTGAGTTAGTATCACATAAAACTGTCCTGCTCTTAATATGTtaaatttcattaaaaacatactCAATGCTCATTCACGTGTTCTggtctgcagctgaaaatatcCGCTAACTACAACTACAGTATCCAGCTTTTGTAGGAAATTAATGAGAcctttaaaatttaaagaaaacatttgtgaCTACCCCATTTTTTAAGGGACATTTGTTCTCAGAAAGAATGAATTGGCTCAGGGCTGGGACACAGTCTGAGGAAGTTGGAAAGTACTGAGAGATGggttgttggttttggtcttttcatgggattttttgacatttacaaGACTATAGAATATCGTCAGCTTTATCCTGTAAAGGTGAAACATGCTTCTGCAAAAATGCAGGGAAATAACTTAGCCTAAGCACACAAACCAGGAATGTCTGGGTAGCAGTAATGTATGGAGGAATTGATGTACACACCTCACTTGAATTTGTGATTCGGGTTATCAAACAAGAGCTGACAGTTCCAGCAAGGAGAGATATCCATCATTGGTGATACTGAGACAACACACTCCTGTAAATTCCTGCACATCCACTTCTGAGAAATGCAGCATTGTCCTGAGAGCACATGTTACTGTAATACTCAGTTAATGTATACAGTAGATCTCTTGTACAGACGTTTAAAAGTCTGTTTCTGAAATTCATGCATGTTTGCAGACTTGCAGAATCATGTTTCATGCTTTGAAAATGTAAGATGAAAGGTTATCAGTGCTTCTGTTTGGAAATATTATTGATTAAAAGCCAGAATAGAAAGGAATTCCCCTTATCTCTGTACTACTGGTGTAATCACACAGTAATcttaacactgaaaacacagctgaaccATGCCCACAAATGAAAACCACAATGGAATGGATACAACAGTAGAGTCCAGGCATTTCAGCTCCACGCCTCAGTTACTACATTTCTGACGGTGCCCACTCAGGCTGTCTGAACTGTCATCGTAGTAATCCCTGTCTTACACCTGTGCTTGACATCTTCTTGTTGAATTGAAAAACAGAGTAGGCATGAAAAGAAACTTAACAGCTACCACGCTGCTTCCTGTCACCTCTTCTCAGCTGTAGTTGCTGAGTTGAAACCGCTTGCCTGCCAGACAGCGACAGCCGAGAGGCCACCACTTCCTGTATTGATAAAACCATAAACAGAAGTGGTGGAAGCTCAAATATCTTCATTGCTCTTTTCCCATGATTCTGTCAGCTTTTCTTCTCTATCTTCATCTCTCAGCCTCCTTTACATGCTTAGTCTCCCTGCCCCTCTCACTTTACTCagatgtttgaaaaataaaaaatctgcaCACACTTTACTTGGTCCCAAGGGTCACAAAATCTGCAGTTCAGCAGCCAACAGGAAGCCTCTCAAAGATGCTGTCATTtgcagaagcagcagaggtgTCACGCTATTGGGTTCACAGCAGGCCAATGGGAAGGGAGCATTGGAGGGGAGTGTAGTGAGAAGGGGAAGTGAGGTTGCATGCGTGAGGGTTGGAGGGgagggggtaaaaaaaaaaggattggGAGTTTGGCTGCAGGGCCTGATGTTTCGACACTGTGCGTGAGAGTAAGAATGGATAAAAGACAAATGTGTCAGTGAGAGAGTGAGCATGTGTGAAAGATGTGTTTGCCCCAACCTTTTCATCTGCTGCACAGGGGGGCTATAGCCACTGCCCGGAGGTGTTCAGTTGTGTCCCGCTAGGACCTACACGCCGGCTGGTAACCCACCTCAAAGTGTCTTTCTTGTAGTCCAGCAACACCTCAAAAAATTATGTTCCACATGTTAGGGCAAAGACATAAGCTAaggccaaaacaaacaaaaacagttaagAGCAGAGagatttaattaaatgtattgtTCTTCAaaattccactttttttttatctaactGTAACAAACGGGCTTGTAAAATTAAGAGTTTGTATTTTGAGGTCAGCACTTCATCACTTCATGACTGAATGCTTCCCTTCTGTATTCATTATTAACACAGTCACCTCATGTTTTCATTGACCTACAAATGCAATCAGACAGCAACACACTCTCCGACCTTCCCTCTCTGATATTGGATTTAAAGTTACAGGGAGATGATCGGCTTTAAAGGGGCGACTTTGCCGATTTTTCAGCCAGCCAGTGTTTACCTTCCCTCCATGTACATGAGTGAGGAGCTCTGGGTGCCGGCAACATGGAGGAAAAGTAAACATTGTTCATTTATTATGTTGTAATGATAAAAAGCTGGTTGAAAATCAGCAAAGTTGGCCTCTAATCTTCTGTTATTTTCACCTATATTTCACGGGCACTTAGAGACCATTTTAGAGAGTCTATTTAACAAACCTTATCAAAGAGCTATAATTGCAGTTGGCTCTGCTAGCATCGGGTACATTGTTTGCTGTGAGTCAACAAAgttctgagatattttttttattaaagagtgtGTTGCTGTACATTTGTTTTGGCAGCTCAGTGAACTTGAGCGTCTTTGTATTTTACTATTTTCCCTCCTTTGTCCCTCTGCTTTCTTcgaaatgtttttttcattttattctgtgcaTGTATCCAAAACAAACATTCTTTGAAGAGGCAGCtggactcctcctcctccccgagACGGTTGTATGTGTTCCATGTCTTGCGTCAAACTTTGCACATTTTCAGTTCTGCTAATGCGTCCCGGCTGCCTGTTCT contains the following coding sequences:
- the etnk1 gene encoding ethanolamine kinase 1 — encoded protein: MANYIHVPDEAPAVPKIDVTVDESDYRPGALKLIKELRPNWKPSEVKMKFFTDGITNKLLGCYVGTAMQDVVLVRIYGNKTELLVDRGNEVKSFRVLHAHRCAPRLYCTFNNGLCYEFLQGTALEPEHIRSQPVFRLIARQLAKYHAIHAHNGWVPQSDLWLKMGKYFALIPKYFKDPEWNARLSIEVPSPRCLREELVWLQQSLSVLGSPVVLCHNDLLCKNIIYNRDEGNVKFIDYEYAGYNYQAYDIGNHFNEFAGLNEVDYSHYPGRAFQLQWLRSYLEAYKEHKGQGSDVTDREVEILYVQVNRFALASHFFWGLWALIQAKFSTIDFDFLGYAVLRFNQYFKMKPEVAALNLPE